DNA sequence from the Cellulophaga sp. HaHaR_3_176 genome:
CGCTCTAATTTTATATACTACATGATCAAAATCATGCGTAGGTACAATTACATAATTATAAGAACGCATATCACCCAAAAGACGAATCATGCACCGTTCATTAAATTTCACAAACTCTTTAGCTAACTGTGCTTTTTCTGTTTCAGTACAATTTGGCAACATTTCTTTTATAAAAACATCTCCAGGTATACCTGCTATATGCTCCTCAATTAATGTATTTTTATATACCAAAAAGTTAAGGTTATAAGGCGAAAGCATATGCTCTAACTCTAAACCATATACTCGAGATGCATCAGTTTTTTTTACATAAAAATAAGTGAAATTATCATTCAAAATATTCCTTACTTTAATTCTAAATGGCTTAGAATTACCGAATGTACAAAAATCAACAGCATCAACATTTAAGTATTGAAAAATTTGATCTCCTCCATCAGATAATAAAATAGAATACACTTTCTTCAAGCTAATATCAATTTCCTGTCTTTCGTATTCAGAATAATAAACTCTTACCCACAAACTATCTTCATCATTAGAATCATAAACTACAACAGAACCAGAAAAACGTAACAAATCTTCATAAAAAATAGGAATTTGTATATTACGGTTATAATGCTCCAAATAACTGTTTAACTTAGCACTTACAGGGTATGCAGGCTTTTTCTTCGACATCAATCGATCAGACATTTATATTTTTTTTTAATTATATGTGTTTAATGCTGTAACAAAATAAGCATTTCCTCGTCAAGTATGTGTACAACCCACCAAAAATAAACTCATTTTGGAAAAAATACTCACAGTAAATAATTTAACAAAAAAATTTGGCCCATTAGTCGCTGTTAATGATTTGACTTTTACCATTGAAAAAGGTAATGTTTATGGCATATTAGGTCCGAACGGAAGTGGAAAATCTACCACATTAGGAATTGTTTTAAATGTAGTAAACAAAACTTCCGGAGAGTTTAGTTGGTTTGGAGGAAAATCGACAACACACCAAGCCTTAAAAAAAGTAGGCGCTATAATAGAACGACCTAACTTCTATCCATATATGACGGCAATCCAAAATTTAAAATTGGTATGCAAGATTAAAGAGGTACCTGATGATAAAATTGAAGAAAAATTAGAACTAGTTGGTCTTCTAGATAGAAAAAATAGCAAATTTAGAACCTACTCATTAGGTATGAAACAACGTTTAGCTATCGCCTCTGCCCTGCTTAATGATCCTGAAATTTTAATTCTAGATGAACCTACAAACGGATTAGATCCACAAGGAATACACCAAATTAGAGAGATTATTAAAAAAATTGCATCATTTGGCACTACTATACTATTAGCCTCTCACTTATTAGACGAAGTTGAAAAAGTTTGTAGTCATGTTATTATTTTAAGAAAAGGTGTAAAACTATATGCTGGTCGTGTTGATGAGATGCTCGTTAGCCATGGTTTTTTTGAATTGCGTAGTAAAAACGAGAAAGAGTTGATAAATTATTTAGAATCGAATGCTAATTTTGGAACTATTAAAAATATTGAGGGAACCATAACAGCTACATTAAAAGAAGATTTAGATGCCGATGAGCTAAATAAAGTTTTATTTGAACAAGGAATAGTATTGTCGCTACTTTTAAAAAAGAAGGAAAGTTTAGAAGAACAATTTTTAGAACTAACGAAAAACGCAACTAATTAAACAGTACTACTCGAAACTTTAAAAAAACTAAAAATGATACGTTTATTACATATAGAATTTATAAAGCTTTGGAATAACAGAGCTAGTAAGGTTTTAATATTTTCTTATTTTATTTTAATTTTAGGTATGGCATTAATATCTATGATAAAAATAGATAGACCTCCAATTGTATTTAATATTGCAGACCAGGGTATTTTCAACTTCCCTTATATCTGGCATATGAATACCTGGATAGCTTCTTGGTTAAAGCTATTTTTTGCAATTGTAATTGTTTCAATGACCGCAAATGAATACAGTAACAAAACAATCAAACAAAATTTAATCGATGGCCTATCAAAAAAAGAATTTATTTTAAGTAAGTTTTTAATGGTAGTAAGCTTTTCTATTTTATCAACCATATTTGTTTTTCTTGTTTCACTAGTATTAGGATTATTGTATTCAGATTTCAATGAAATTTCTATTATATTTTCTGATCTTCAATACTTTTTAGGTTACTTTGTTAAGCTTATTGGTTTCTTTTCTATGTGCTTATTTTTAGGCATTTTGGTTAAAAGATCTGCATTTGCATTAGGCTTCTTAATTTTATGGTGGGCTGTTTTCGAAAATTTAATTATTAGGTTTACTTCTTGGAAATTATTCGATAAAGAAGCTTCAGACACTATTATAAGTATTTTACCATTAGAGGCTATGTCTAATCTAATCATAGAGCCAATTTCAAAATTTAAAGCCGTTAAATCAATTAGCTCTCAACTAGGTACAGATTTTTCACGAGATTACGAAGTACACTGGTACACTGTTATAATTGTACTCATTTGGACAGCTATTTTCATGTATTCTTCTTATGCTTTATTGAAGAAAAGAGATTTGTAGTTATTTAAAAATTAAATGGGTTAAAAATATTACTAAGACATGCATTGACTAAAACCAATCCTTTCGTAATTTTATAGGATGAAATTTAAGGTCGTATCAGAATTTAAACCCGCAGGAGATCAACCAAATGCAATTAAAGAATTGGTTGAAGGTTTAGATGCTGGAGAAAAATACCAAACATTATTAGGTGTAACAGGTTCTGGTAAAACATTTACCGTTGCTAATGTAATTGAAGAGGTGCAAAAACCTACTTTAATTTTAGCTCATAATAAAACACTAGCAGCGCAGCTATATTCAGAGTTTAAGCAGTTTTTCCCTGAAAATGCAGTAGAGTATTTTGTATCTTATTATGACTATTATCAGCCAGAAGCTTATATACCATCTTCTGGTTTATATATTGAAAAAGATCTTTCTATTAATGAAGATATTGAAAAGCTTCGTTTAAGCACAACCTCATCCTTACTTTCCGGCCGAAGAGATGTTATTGTTATAGCATCAGTATCGTGTTTATATGGTATTGGAAACCCTATTGAATTTCAAAAAAATGTAATTTCTATACACAAAGACCAAGTAATTTCTAGAACTAAACTACTGCACCAATTAGTGCAAAGTTTATACTCAAGAACTACGGCTGATTTTAGGAACGGCAATTTTAGAGTTAAAGGAGATGTTGTTGATATTTTTCCTAGTTATGCTGATCATGCTTTTAGAGTTCATTTTTTCGGTGATGAAATTGAAGAAATTGAAGCTTTTGATCCTGTTAAAAATAAACTTTTAGAAAATTATGAGAACTTAAACATATATCCTGCAAATATGTTTGTTACCTCTCCTGATATTCTTCAAAATGCTATACATCAAATTCAAGATGATATGGTAAAACAAGTTGATTACTTTAAAGATATAACAAAACCTTTAGAAGCAAAAAGACTAGAAGAACGTACTAGTTTCGATTTAGAAATGATTCGCGAATTAGGTTATTGCTCTGGTATTGAAAACTACTCTCGTTATTTAGATGGTAGAGAGCCTGGTACAAGGCCTTTCTGTCTTTTAGATTATTTTCCTGATGATTATTTGATGGTGGTCGATGAAAGTCACGTTACCATTTCACAAGTACACGCCATGTACGGTGGTGACCGTTCTAGAAAAGAAAACCTAGTTGAATATGGCTTTAGGCTTCCTGCCGCAATGGACAATAGACCTTTAAAGTTTGAAGAATTTGAAGCGCTACAAAATCAAGTTTTATATGTAAGTGCTACACCTGCAGATTATGAATTAGAATTGAGTCAAGGTGTTTTTGTAGAGCAAATTATTAGACCTACAGGTCTTTTAGATCCGATTATAGAAGTACGACCAAGTCTAAATCAAATTGATGATCTTGTAGAAGAAATTCAACAAAGAACAGAAAAAGATGAACGCACCCTTGTTACTACGCTTACTAAAAGAATGGCTGAAGAGTTAGCAAAGTATTTAGATAGAATAAGTGTTCGTTGCCGTTATATACATAGTGATGTTGATACGCTAGAACGTGTAGAGATAATGCAAGACCTACGTAAGGGTATATTTGATGTATTAATTGGAGTAAACCTACTTAGAGAAGGTTTAGATTTACCTGAAGTATCATTAGTAGCTATTTTAGATGCTGATAAAGAAGGTTTTTTAAGAAGTAACAGATCATTAACGCAAACTGTTGGTAGAGCTGCAAGAAATTTAAATGGGAAGGCCATTATGTATGCTGATAAAATAACAGCAAGTATGCAAACTACTATTGACCAAACCAATTATAGAAGAGAAAAACAAATTGCATTTAATACAGAACATAATTTAGTACCTAAGGCACTAAACAAGAGCTTAGATAGTGCTTTATCTAAAAACTCAGTATCTACATATCATTTTGAAAAAGAAGAACTAAGAGCAGCTGAACCTGATCTAGATTACCTAACAAAAGAACAACGCGAAAAAATGATCCGAGAAAAAAGAAAAGCAATGGAGAAAGCTGCGAAAGAATTAGACTTTATGCAAGCTGCTAAATTTAGAGATGAAATAAAAGCTTTACAAACTCAAGATTAAAAATAAGCGTCTCTATCATTATTGATAGAGACGCCCTCAATTAAACAACCTAAACCAACTATTATGCAATGCCTACTGGCATACATATTTTTTTATACATTACCCTAAAGCAATTAATCTTTTAGGTTTTGGTAATGCTTCTTCTTTTTTTGGAAGTGAAAAACTCAAAATACCATCTTCATAAACAGCTTCTATCTTTTCAGTATCAATTGTATCAGGTAATGTAAATGCTCTTTTAAATGATGAAAAAGAAAATTCTCTTCGTGTATACTTTTCCGTATTTGATTCATTCTTTTCAGAGGCTTCTTTTTTACTTTCAGATGAGATTGTTAAAATGTCGTTGTCAACCTCTATCTTAAAATCATCTTTCTTTCTACCTGGCACATTTAATTCTAACATATAAGATGAAGTATCTTCTTTAATGTTAACTGCTGGCATTCTATTATTTAACACTTCTGCTCCTCCTAACCAATCTGGTTTTAATAAATCATTCATGAAAGAAGGGAACGATACTAAATTTTTATTTACTGTACTCATAACTTATATTTTTTAATTAATCTATTTACTTTAATTGTTTAGCTATGTTCAAAACATATACCAATACAAAAAACAAGTCATTTTGTCACTAAACACAATTCAAAAGATGTCATATTGTCTTAATTACTGCGTAAATAAGTCTCTAATAGTCAGTTTTTATTAAATTTTAAATAGTAGTTAACGAAAAGAGTGTTGCTTCAATAGCATGAACATTAAAAATAGTACCTTGCGAAAAATATTTTCGTATGACCAATAATGACATTTTAAAGAAGCTAAGAGTAGCTTTAATGTTAAGAGATGATGAAATTGTAGACATTTTAAAATTAGTAGATTTTAAAATATCTAAAGCAGAGCTTGGTGCGTTTTTCAGAAAAGAAGACCACCCGAATTACATGGAATGTGGAGATCAAATACTTCGAAATTTTTTAAATGCCCTTGTAATTCACTTTAGAGGAACTAAAGAAAATCCGAAAAATCCGAAAGCAGAATTAGCTAACATAAAAAAAGGGCCTAAAGCTAAAAAAGGATATGACCCTGATTTTAAAGCCAAACAAGAGAAGAAAGTAGATAAGAACGTTATCCACGGAAACTATAAAAACAAGAAAAAATCCTGAGTTACCTCAGGATTTTTTTTTTGATTAACTTAAACTACTTACTCTGTAATTCTAACAGAAACAGTATATGTTCTACCTTCTCGGTAGTCTTCTAAGTTTACCCTCTGATAATTTAATTTTGATTTTACAAAACTCTCTGCCACTTCACTGTTTGTTACAACCGTTAAAACAACAATTTCCCTATCCTTATTTAATACAAAAAGAACATCTGCCGTTAACTCATCTTCAACTTCTAAATAACTATTACTTAATAATGTTGTTATTTGAGTTGATAAACTTTTAGCTGGTTTCTCAGACTTCTTATTGTCGTTTGCAAAAACCGATCCTGTTAATACTAAAAATGCGCTTACAAATACTAGACTTAAATTTTTCATGATAACTTGTTTTAAGATTGATTTATTGATGATATCAGAAAGACCTTTCAAAAAATATAATGTTACACTCGAATCTCGTTTTAACACATTCTTTATTTAATGATACGCTTCTAAATTCGTGTCAAAATTAAAACTTATAAAGACTTAAATATAACTTTACCATGAGCCTTAACACACATTTAAACCTCTTAACACTAAGGTAAAATAACGCTATCAAAAAAATTATAAATTACATATATTAAATATTGATGTAGAGCAGCAAAATACTAATTATGCACAACACAAAGCACAAAATCATTGCACTATTTTTAAGTAATAGTCATTTTTAATGAAAACAAAAAAATGGGCAATGTTAAAATAACATTGCCCATTTCAATAATATATTTTCCGAGTATTTTTAAATTAACCCAATACTGCTTTTACTTTATCTGCAGCTTCTTGAAACTGTACAGCAGATTGTACATCTAAACCAGAATTATCAATTAATTCTTTCGCAACATCTGCATTAGTACCTTGTAAACGAACAATAATTGGAACATTTATAGTTCCCATGTTCTTATATGCATCTATAACACCTTGAGCAACACGATCACAACGAACGATACCACCAAAAATATTAATTAATATAGCTTTAACTGCAGGGTCTTTTAAAATAATTTTAAAAGCAGCCTCTACACGAGCAGCATCAGCAGTACCACCTACATCTAAAAAGTTAGCTGGCTCACCACCTGCTTGCTTAATTAAATCCATAGTCGCCATTGCTAAACCAGCTCCGTTAACCATACACCCAACATTACCTTCAAGATCTACATAATTTAAACCTAAAGCTCCTGCTTCAACCTCAATTGCATTCTCTTCACGAAGATCACGCATTTCAGCATACTGCTTTCTTCTGTAAAGTGCATTATCGTCAATAGAAACCTTAGCATCTACTGCCATAATTTTATCATCCGAAGTTTTTAAAACTGGATTGATTTCAAACATACTTGAATCACTTTCAACATATGCTTTATATAAAGACGCTACGAACTTCGTCATTTCTTTAAAAGCTGTACCTGATAAACCTAAGTTAAAGGCTATTTTACGTGCTTGAAAAGGTAATAACCCTGTTGCTGGATCAATTTCTTCTGTAAATATTAAGTGAGGAGTGTTTTCAGCTACCTCTTCAATATCCATTCCACCTTCAGTAGAATACATAATCATATTTTTACCTGTACCACGATTTAATAAAACCGATACGTAAAACTCACTTGTTTCACTAGCACCTGGGTAATAAACATCTTCTGCAACTAATACTTGGTGTACTTTTTTTCCTTCAGCAGAAGTTTGAGGAGTTACCAGATTCATTCCGATAATGCTTCCTGCAATTTCTTCAACTTCTTTTAAATTTTTAGCTAATTTAACTCCGCCACCTTTGCCACGTCCACCTGCATGAACTTGTGCTTTAATAACGTGCCAACCTGTTCCAGTTTCTGCAGTTAATTGCTTTGCAGCATCTA
Encoded proteins:
- the uvrB gene encoding excinuclease ABC subunit UvrB — protein: MKFKVVSEFKPAGDQPNAIKELVEGLDAGEKYQTLLGVTGSGKTFTVANVIEEVQKPTLILAHNKTLAAQLYSEFKQFFPENAVEYFVSYYDYYQPEAYIPSSGLYIEKDLSINEDIEKLRLSTTSSLLSGRRDVIVIASVSCLYGIGNPIEFQKNVISIHKDQVISRTKLLHQLVQSLYSRTTADFRNGNFRVKGDVVDIFPSYADHAFRVHFFGDEIEEIEAFDPVKNKLLENYENLNIYPANMFVTSPDILQNAIHQIQDDMVKQVDYFKDITKPLEAKRLEERTSFDLEMIRELGYCSGIENYSRYLDGREPGTRPFCLLDYFPDDYLMVVDESHVTISQVHAMYGGDRSRKENLVEYGFRLPAAMDNRPLKFEEFEALQNQVLYVSATPADYELELSQGVFVEQIIRPTGLLDPIIEVRPSLNQIDDLVEEIQQRTEKDERTLVTTLTKRMAEELAKYLDRISVRCRYIHSDVDTLERVEIMQDLRKGIFDVLIGVNLLREGLDLPEVSLVAILDADKEGFLRSNRSLTQTVGRAARNLNGKAIMYADKITASMQTTIDQTNYRREKQIAFNTEHNLVPKALNKSLDSALSKNSVSTYHFEKEELRAAEPDLDYLTKEQREKMIREKRKAMEKAAKELDFMQAAKFRDEIKALQTQD
- a CDS encoding DUF1456 family protein → MTNNDILKKLRVALMLRDDEIVDILKLVDFKISKAELGAFFRKEDHPNYMECGDQILRNFLNALVIHFRGTKENPKNPKAELANIKKGPKAKKGYDPDFKAKQEKKVDKNVIHGNYKNKKKS
- a CDS encoding Hsp20/alpha crystallin family protein: MSTVNKNLVSFPSFMNDLLKPDWLGGAEVLNNRMPAVNIKEDTSSYMLELNVPGRKKDDFKIEVDNDILTISSESKKEASEKNESNTEKYTRREFSFSSFKRAFTLPDTIDTEKIEAVYEDGILSFSLPKKEEALPKPKRLIALG
- a CDS encoding ABC transporter ATP-binding protein, which codes for MEKILTVNNLTKKFGPLVAVNDLTFTIEKGNVYGILGPNGSGKSTTLGIVLNVVNKTSGEFSWFGGKSTTHQALKKVGAIIERPNFYPYMTAIQNLKLVCKIKEVPDDKIEEKLELVGLLDRKNSKFRTYSLGMKQRLAIASALLNDPEILILDEPTNGLDPQGIHQIREIIKKIASFGTTILLASHLLDEVEKVCSHVIILRKGVKLYAGRVDEMLVSHGFFELRSKNEKELINYLESNANFGTIKNIEGTITATLKEDLDADELNKVLFEQGIVLSLLLKKKESLEEQFLELTKNATN
- a CDS encoding ABC transporter permease; this translates as MIRLLHIEFIKLWNNRASKVLIFSYFILILGMALISMIKIDRPPIVFNIADQGIFNFPYIWHMNTWIASWLKLFFAIVIVSMTANEYSNKTIKQNLIDGLSKKEFILSKFLMVVSFSILSTIFVFLVSLVLGLLYSDFNEISIIFSDLQYFLGYFVKLIGFFSMCLFLGILVKRSAFALGFLILWWAVFENLIIRFTSWKLFDKEASDTIISILPLEAMSNLIIEPISKFKAVKSISSQLGTDFSRDYEVHWYTVIIVLIWTAIFMYSSYALLKKRDL
- the sucC gene encoding ADP-forming succinate--CoA ligase subunit beta: MNLHEYQGKEILASFGVRIQRGIVAHNAKEAVDAAKQLTAETGTGWHVIKAQVHAGGRGKGGGVKLAKNLKEVEEIAGSIIGMNLVTPQTSAEGKKVHQVLVAEDVYYPGASETSEFYVSVLLNRGTGKNMIMYSTEGGMDIEEVAENTPHLIFTEEIDPATGLLPFQARKIAFNLGLSGTAFKEMTKFVASLYKAYVESDSSMFEINPVLKTSDDKIMAVDAKVSIDDNALYRRKQYAEMRDLREENAIEVEAGALGLNYVDLEGNVGCMVNGAGLAMATMDLIKQAGGEPANFLDVGGTADAARVEAAFKIILKDPAVKAILINIFGGIVRCDRVAQGVIDAYKNMGTINVPIIVRLQGTNADVAKELIDNSGLDVQSAVQFQEAADKVKAVLG